One region of Chaetodon auriga isolate fChaAug3 chromosome 5, fChaAug3.hap1, whole genome shotgun sequence genomic DNA includes:
- the tet3 gene encoding methylcytosine dioxygenase TET3 isoform X3, producing the protein MEIGSHDRLQEGVLSLELANGVNRYPNDETSMETEQQRAGSVPPRQWVSGHGKVSDTQQQQPCWNSSSGTNPCEPVHHADMEDAHNLVAFSAIAGSLPPSSSSSCLMQPNTAQLYEKFTQEMGSEGAEARLSAGAPESNFQPPEDLNTLQTALSQAKHGHKPPNCNCDGPDCPDYLEWLEKKIKLATSEEQGACKMADAPRHLQPHLQQPHLQHHAPPYPQVNGSHRLSTSNLKQQQGTHPDQVPCSKPPIPCSPQVLSIAKEKNISLQTAIAIEALTQLSGTGPLAAGSPGQAPYNSNLHHHQHTQNLPQPPNGTSLILPSPTTHSSSSRSQSVPPGLHNRQQAPVSCEHHRPQSQGQPSHATPLPSSTSPFPGQEKHPGFSPNPQQWQQGSGRGSEQKNLWMCMKSEPQSHYAAAPHSSSDPMSELKQLLGDTSGKFSNAPFKLPVTQQLRLSQNGGTQAQENPALARIKQEPDSGEPCHHTASMGHHGMANCQQQCQHYPGTPLSPGQAAISHSTQAALQQHLHYKRNLFSNHSPGFGAQGLRAPLACQNLKKWWPQMEAEGLSHLAIKQEPKKKKSSHGSPVIKAMSGMLAVPPLPKPKQIIIKKTKQKASMPTFLPQTQISIQKPPVLMMDRAPALTSLQPGCLPPLPLHNNSTQAAAAGLPAPAQSQVSISNSSMTPSSIVSALSENTPALTGPLPPPVAPVAHAKSEGAGSLASSNTSTTTPLTSTSPSSTSQLPSLINIDPKYEELIRQFEAEFGDSDTAASQPMEETATASQPGIQAQISPQELSPTSSSKSQSAPTTQASSTPHPNDQEVEINKHESGTQSEATLNQISTESPMEGQHEGSLHVSLHKEVNILDKLQQPSLLEDTFSIPGSPLPKRMKIEASGDIAVLSTTYCSEEDTPTKDSLPSSPSLRGFLESPLRYLDSPTKTLLDTPSKDLQAEFPTCTCVEQIVEKDEGPYYNHLGSGPTVASIRNLMETRYGEKGDAIRIEKVIYTGKEGKSSRGCPIAKWVIRRGSETEKLLCLVRQRAGHHCANAVIIILIMAWEGVPRAMADKLYSELTDSLTKYGNPTSRRCGLNDDRTCACQGKDPETCGASFSFGCSWSMYFNGCKYARSKMPRKFRLQGDHPEEEDKLRNRFQNLATEVAPLYKQLAPQAYSNQCQSELRAPDCRLGLKEGRPFSGVTACMDFCAHAHKDQHNLYNGCTVVCTLTKEDNREVKKIPEDEQLHVLPLYKISLADEFGSEEAQRLKMQTGAIQVLQAFRREVRKLPEPAKSCRQRRLEAKKASSEKKKNKLMQQAGETPEKTMGKVEVCITGSPQLQGNKAIIKQEVKPNIKKEHFNGSIDGYPVQAADPFNNIYPHPAYYARGGLPPTGQPSAPDPVNGYRHNLPTMHNGYYNYPPNALFPPKLRTYEGRNGALPKAGSKADQVDKKPDIQSLQARLAQSYPSYPEQANQSNHSSYIQSADYSQSRPSSVSSESSNRGTPVIKQEPMDVPVYEGTIPSQTGANTPSITPQSAAWPGHKLNGSIIPTNWDGHLNPKQSPEASLLIPDKQQFHQQPQPHQPSPYPQQWTSYLGSNALMASPAPSPSLQVPPSHSPSPHLGTMLPGNIHQGSTHPATARPSTPHPGTPQPGSSHSGTVTPQPGTPGPGTPRHWASPAPSPQPNPWVMGSAAYSPGLKHSNPAGAYPDKIWSKTGESRCSTPLGLQEKAWKSCGGSVAGSTPSSAPEGRLFPDALQQSDQVCWNPSRAESDVESTRGREEDDDEVWSDSEHNFLDQNIGGVAVAPAHGSILIECARRELHATTPLKKPDRSHPTRISLVFYQHKNLNQPMHGLALWEAKMKLLAERALQRQQEAALLGLSQDDIKALGKKRKWGATVAGASPGPGQSKDKREGPVTRLAPTFHTTSMVTVSPYAFTRLTGPYSHFV; encoded by the exons ATGGAAATTGGGTCACATGACCGCCTCCAGGAAGGCGTGCTGAGCCTGGAACTGGCCAATGGGGTGAATCGCTACCCTAATGATGAGACATCTATGGAAAcggagcagcagagggcaggAAGTGTGCCTCCAAGGCAGTGGGTGTCAGGACATGGCAAGGTCAGTGACACCCAACAACAGCAACCATGTtggaacagcagcagtggtacAAACCCTTGTGAACCTGTCCACCATGCAGACATGGAGGATGCCCACAATCTGGTGGCTTTTTCTGCTATTGCTGGCTCATTGCCtccttcttcatcctcttcctgcCTCATGCAGCCTAACACAGCCCAGCTCTATGAGAAGTTCACCCAGGAGATGGGTTCTGAGGGGGCTGAGGCCAGACTCTCTGCGGGTGCTCCTGAGAGTAACTTCCAACCTCCAGAAGATCTGAACACCTTACAGACAGCACTGAGCCAAGCCAAACATGGACACAAGCCCCCTAACTGCAACTGTGATGGGCCTGACTGTCCAGACTACCTTGAGTGGCTGGAGAAAAAGATTAAGTTGGCAACCAGTGAGGAGCAAGGTGCCTGCAAGATGGCTGACGCACCGCGACACTTACAGCCTCACCTACAGCAACCCCATTTGCAGCATCATGCTCCGCCCTACCCCCAGGTGAATGGTAGCCACCGTCTGTCTACTTCAAACCTTAAGCAGCAACAGGGAACTCATCCAGACCAAGTGCCCTGCTCCAAACCCCCAATTCCCTGTTCTCCCCAGGTGCTCTCCATTGCCAAGGAGAAGAAcatcagtcttcagacagccaTCGCCATAGAAGCCCTGACCCAGTTATCTGGCACTGGTCCACTAGCTGCCGGCTCTCCAGGTCAAGCCCCCTACAACAGTAACCTTCATCACCACCAACATACCCAGAACCTCCCTCAGCCCCCTAATGGCACTAGCTTGATCCTGCCCTCTCCCACCACCCATTCATCTTCCTCACGCTCTCAATCCGTCCCTCCAGGACTTCACAACAGGCAGCAGGCCCCAGTGTCCTGTGAGCACCACAGGCCCCAATCCCAAGGCCAGCCATCCCATGCTACCCCTCTCCCATCCTCTACCTCTCCCTTTCCGGGTCAGGAAAAACATCCAGGCTTCAGCCCTAATCcccagcagtggcagcagggcTCAGGCAGAGGCTCTGAACAGAAGAACCTATGGATGTGTATGAAGTCTGAGCCCCAGTCTCATTACGCTGCTGCACCTCACAGTAGCTCAGACCCTATGTCAGAGCTTAAACAGCTGCTTGGTGACACCAGCGGCAAGTTCAGCAATGCTCCTTTTAAGCTtccagtcacacagcagctcagattgAGCCAGAATGGGGGTACCCAGGCCCAGGAAAACCCTGCATTGGCCAGGATAAAGCAAGAGCCAGACTCTGGTGAGCCCTGTCATCACACTGCCTCCATGGGACATCATGGCATGGCTAATtgtcagcagcagtgtcagCACTACCCTGGCACTCCCTTGTCTCCTGGCCAAGCAGCCATTAGTCACTCCACTCAGGCGGCTCTGCAACAGCACCTTCACTACAAGAGGAACCTCTTCTCTAACCACTCCCCTGGCTTTGGAGCACAAGGCCTTCGTGCACCTCTGGCTTGCCAAAACTTGAAAAAATGGTGGCCACAGATGGAGGCAGAAGGTTTGTCACATCTGGCCATCAAACAGGAAcccaagaagaaaaaaagcagccaCGGATCTCCTGTCATAAAAGCTATGAGTGGGATGCTTGCAGTCCCTCCCCTGCCCAAACCCAAACAGATAATCATCAAGAAGACCAAGCAGAAAGCATCCATGCCAACCTTCCTGCCTCAGACTCAGATCTCCATACAAAAACCACCAGTCCTCATGATGGACAGAGCCCCGGCCCTGACCAGCCTGCAACCAGGTTGTCTCCCCCCTCTGCCCCTCCACAATAACTCcactcaggctgctgctgcaggcctcCCTGCCCCAGCCCAATCTCAGGTATCCATTTCCAACTCCTCAATGACTCCCTCTTCCATTGTTTCTGCTTTGTCAGAAAACACTCCAGCCCTCACAGGTCCTCTGCCCCCACCTGTGGCCCCTGTAGCTCATGCTAAGTCAGAGGGAGCGGGCAGCCTGGCCTCCAGTaacaccagcaccaccacaccTCTGACCTCCACATCTCCATCAAGCACCTCACAGTTACCGAGTCTCATCAACATAGACCCAAAGTACGAAGAACTAATCCGCCAGTTTGAGGCTGAATTTGGGGACTCAGACACAGCTGCTAGTCAGCCCATGGAAGAAACTGCTACAGCCTCTCAGCCGGGGATTCAGGCCCAGATCAGTCCTCAAGAGCTCAGTCCCACATCATCATCCAAATCTCAGTCGGCTCCCACCACCCAAGCCAGCTCCACACCTCATCCAAATGATCAGGAGGTGGAAATCAACAAGCATGAGTCAGGGACCCAAAGTGAAGCAACCTTGAATCAGATATCCACAGAAAGCCCAATGGAGGGTCAGCATGAGGGGTCCCTCCACGTCTCTCTGCATAAAGAGGTCAACATTCTGGACAAGCTGCAGCAGCCCAGTTTATTAGAGGATACATTCAGCATTCCAGGTTCTCCGCTGCCTAAACGCATGAAAATCGAAGCCTCTGGAGATATAGCAGTACTTTCCACCACATACTGTTCTGAGGAGGACACTCCCACTAAGGATAGTCTACCTTCTTCGCCATCTCTCAGAGGCTTCCTAGAGTCTCCTCTGCGCTACCTTGACAGCCCCACCAAGACCTTGCTGGATACTCCTTCCAAAGATCTGCAGGCTGAGTTCCCCACTTGCACCTGTGTGG AACAAATTGTGGAGAAAGATGAAGGGCCCTACTACAATCACCTGGGATCTGGACCTACTGTAGCCTCCATACGAAACCTGATGGAGACGAG GTATGGAGAGAAAGGGGATGCCATCCGGATTGAGAAGGTGATATACACAGGCAAAGAGGGAAAGAGCTCACGAGGATGTCCTATTGCTAAGTGG gtgaTCCGTCGTGGCAGCGAGACAGAGAAGCTCCTGTGTCTGGTGCGTCAGCGTGCTGGCCACCACTGTGCCAACgctgtcatcatcatcctcattatGGCCTGGGAAGGTGTCCCGAGGGCCATGGCTGACAAGCTGTACAGTGAGCTCACGGACAGCCTCACCAAATATGGCAACCCCACCAGCCGACGCTGTGGCCTCAATGATGA TCGTACCTGTGCGTGTCAAGGCAAGGACCCTGAAACTTGTGGTGCTTCCTTCTCCTTTGGCTGCTCCTGGAGTATGTACTTTAATGGCTGTAAGTACGCCCGAAGCAAAATGCCGCGCAAGTTCAGGCTACAAGGAGATCACCCTGAAGAG GAGGACAAACTCAGGAATAGATTCCAAAATCTGGCAACTGAGGTGGCTCCTTTGTACAAGCAGTTGGCTCCACAGGCCTACAGTAACCAG tgCCAGTCGGAGTTGAGAGCTCCAGACTGCAGGCTGGGCTTGAAGGAAGGCCGCCCGTTCTCTGGTGTCACTGCTTGCATGGACTTCTGTGCCCATGCTCATAAGGACCAGCACAACCTCTACAATGGTTGCACAGTG GTTTGTACTTTAACAAAGGAGGACAACCGTGAGGTGAAGAAGATCCCTGAGGATGAGCAGCTCCATGTGTTGCCTCTTTACAAGATCTCGCTGGCTGATGAGTTTGGCAGTGAGGAGGCCCAGCGTCTCAAGATGCAGACAGGGGCCATCCAGGTGCTTCAGGCTTTCCGTCGTGAGGTGCGCAAGTTGCCTGAACCTGCCAAGTCCTGCCGACAGCGTAGGCTGGAGGCCAAGAAGGCCtcctcagagaagaagaaaaataaactcatGCAGCAGGCAGGGGAGACACCAGAGAAAACTATGGGCAAGGTTGAGGTCTGCATCACTGGTTCCCCTCAACTCCAAGGCAATAAAG CAATTATAAAACAAGAGGTGAAGCCCAACATCAAGAAGGAGCACTTCAATGGATCAATAGATGGATACCCTGTGCAGGCAGCAGACCCATTCAACAACATCTATCCACATCCTGCCTACTATGCAAGGGGAGGCCTTCCCCCAACTGGCCAGCCCTCTGCACCAGACCCAGTTAACGGTTACCGCCACAATCTGCCCACAATGCACAATGGCTACTACAACTACCCCCCCAATGCACTTTTCCCCCCTAAGCTGAGGACGTACGAGGGTCGAAATGGCGCTTTGCCCAAAGCAGGCAGCAAGGCTGACCAGGTAGATAAGAAGCCTGATATTCAGAGCCTTCAGGCCAGACTGGCCCAGTCCTACCCCAGCTACCCGGAGCAAGCCAACCAGTCAAACCACAGCAGCTACATCCAGTCTGCAGACTACAGCCAGTCCCGtccttcttctgtctcctctgagtCCTCCAACCGAGGCACTCCAGTCATCAAACAGGAGCCCATGGATGTGCCAGTCTATGAAGGCACAATACCAAGCCAGACTGGTGCCAACACACCGAGCATCACCCCCCAGTCTGCAGCCTGGCCAGGCCACAAGCTTAATGGAAGTATCATTCCCACCAATTGGGATGGCCATCTGAACCCTAAACAAAGTCCTGAAGCCTCATTGTTGATCCCGGACAAGCAGCAGTTTCACCAGCAACCCCAGCCGCATCAACCCTCTCCTTACCCTCAGCAGTGGACATCCTACCTTGGCTCAAATGCCCTGATGGCCTCCCCCGCCCCATCGCCATCACTCCAAGTACCTCCCTCTCATTCTCCGTCCCCTCACCTAGGCACAATGCTCCCAGGAAACATACATCAAGGCTCCACACACCCTGCCACCGCACGCCCAAGCACCCCTCACCCAGGTACACCACAGCCTGGTAGCTCTCACTCAGGCACAGTTACACCACAACCAGGCACCCCAGGCCCAGGCACCCCCAGACACTGGGCCAGCCCTGCTCCTAGTCCTCAACCGAATCCTTGGGTAATGGGCTCTGCAGCATATAGCCCTGGTTTGAAGCACAGCAATCCTGCAGGAGCCTACCCTGACAAGATCTGGTCCAAGACCGGGGAAAGTCGGTGTTCCACTCCCCTTGGGCTCCAAGAGAAGGCCTGGAAGTCTTGTGGAGGTTCAGTGGCAGGAAGTACCCCGTCCTCTGCCCCTGAGGGTCGCCTCTTCCCTGATGCCCTGCAGCAGTCAGATCAGGTCTGCTGGAACCCCAGCCGAGCTGAGAGTGACGTTGAGAGCACCAGGGGCCGcgaagaggatgatgatgaggtgtGGTCTGACAGTGAGCACAACTTCCTGGATCAAAACATTGGTGGTGTAGCGGTAGCACCAGCCCATGGCTCCATCTTGATTGAATGTGCTCGTCGGGAACTACATGCTACTACTCCGCTCAAAAAGCCTGATCGCTCCCACCCCACCCGCATCTCCCTGGTCTTCTACCAGCACAAGAACCTCAACCAGCCCATGCACGGCCTGGCTCTGTGGGAGGCCAAAATGAAGCTGCTGGCAGAACGAGcgctgcagaggcagcaggaagCGGCTCTCCTTGGCCTCTCCCAGGATGACATCAAGGCTCTTGGAAAGAAACGCAAGTGGGGGGCTACAGTGGCAGGTGCTAGTCCAGGACCTGGACAATCTAAAGACAAGAGGGAGGGGCCAGTGACGCGGTTAGCCCCTACTTTCCACACCACCTCTATGGTTACTGTGTCTCCCTATGCCTTCACCCGCCTCACTGGGCCCTACAGCCACTTTGTCTGa